A window of the Synechococcus sp. LTW-R genome harbors these coding sequences:
- the fabG gene encoding 3-oxoacyl-[acyl-carrier-protein] reductase: MADSTPLAGQVALVTGASRGIGASIARELAQAGAKVVVNYASSPAAAEAVVAEIQAAGGQAWAHQANVAEEDQVEAMVKAVLEKEGRLDVLVNNAGITRDGLLMRMKSADWQSVIDLNLSGVFLCTRAVSRAMLKARNGRIINITSVVGLMGNPGQANYSAAKAGVIGLTRSSAAEFASRGVTVNAVAPGFIESDMTAELDKEPILKAIPLGRMGQPSEVASAVRFLAADPAAAYMTGQVLQVDGGMVMR; encoded by the coding sequence GACAGCACCCCCCTTGCCGGTCAGGTTGCGCTGGTCACCGGAGCCAGCCGGGGCATCGGGGCCTCCATTGCCCGCGAGCTCGCGCAAGCCGGGGCGAAGGTGGTCGTGAACTACGCCAGCTCCCCCGCTGCCGCTGAAGCGGTTGTGGCTGAGATTCAAGCCGCAGGCGGCCAGGCCTGGGCCCACCAGGCCAACGTGGCGGAGGAAGACCAGGTGGAGGCCATGGTGAAGGCCGTCCTCGAGAAGGAAGGCCGCCTGGACGTCCTGGTGAACAACGCCGGCATCACCCGTGATGGCCTGCTGATGCGCATGAAGAGCGCCGATTGGCAGAGCGTGATCGACCTGAACCTCAGCGGCGTCTTCCTCTGCACCCGGGCCGTGAGCCGGGCCATGTTGAAGGCTCGCAACGGTCGCATCATCAACATCACCTCGGTGGTGGGCCTGATGGGCAACCCCGGCCAGGCCAACTACAGCGCCGCCAAAGCCGGCGTGATTGGCCTGACGCGCAGCAGCGCCGCTGAATTCGCCAGCCGCGGCGTGACCGTGAATGCGGTGGCTCCGGGCTTCATCGAGAGCGACATGACCGCGGAACTCGACAAGGAGCCGATCCTCAAGGCCATTCCCCTGGGCCGGATGGGCCAACCCAGCGAAGTCGCCAGCGCCGTGCGCTTCCTGGCGGCCGACCCCGCCGCGGCCTACATGACCGGCCAGGTCCTGCAGGTGGATGGCGGCATGGTGATGCGCTGA
- the groL gene encoding chaperonin GroEL (60 kDa chaperone family; promotes refolding of misfolded polypeptides especially under stressful conditions; forms two stacked rings of heptamers to form a barrel-shaped 14mer; ends can be capped by GroES; misfolded proteins enter the barrel where they are refolded when GroES binds) produces the protein MAKLLSFSDESRAYLERGVNALADAVKVTIGPKGRNVVLEKKFGAPDVVNDGVTIARDIELEDPFENLGAKLLLQVATKTKDKAGDGTTTATVLAQAMTREGLRNVAAGASPVGLRRGMEKATAQVVAGIQERSTPVAGDSIRQVATVSSGGDEEVGRMVSEAMDKVSVDGVITVEESKSLATELEVTEGMAFDRGYSSPYFVTDNDRRVCEFDDALLLVTDRKISAINDLVPVLEAVSKAGKPLVILSEEVEGEALATLVVNKNRGVLQVAAVRAPGFGDRRKAQLQDIAILTGANLISEDRAMALDQVGLEDLGSARRITISKDDTTIVASDAHQAAVRDRVSAIKRELENTESEYDREKLTERIAKLAGGVAVIKVGAPTETELRNRKLRIEDALNATRAAVEEGIVAGGGSTLVQLAANLDGLAAQLDGDERTGVQIVQRALSAPLHQIAANAGYDPNVVADQVASSSNGFNAATGSYENLLTAGILDAAKVVRLALQDAVSIASLLLTTEAVIADKPEPAAAAAPGGGGMDPMGGMGGMGGMGGMGMPGMM, from the coding sequence ATGGCCAAGCTGCTCTCCTTCTCCGATGAATCCCGCGCCTATCTCGAGCGCGGCGTGAACGCCCTCGCCGATGCGGTGAAGGTCACCATCGGTCCTAAGGGCCGCAACGTGGTGCTCGAGAAAAAGTTCGGCGCCCCCGATGTGGTCAACGACGGCGTGACCATCGCCCGGGACATCGAACTCGAAGACCCCTTCGAGAATCTGGGCGCCAAACTGCTCCTGCAGGTCGCCACCAAGACCAAGGACAAGGCCGGTGACGGCACGACGACCGCCACGGTCCTCGCCCAGGCCATGACCCGCGAAGGTCTACGCAACGTGGCCGCTGGTGCCAGCCCCGTGGGCCTGCGCCGCGGCATGGAAAAAGCCACCGCTCAGGTCGTGGCGGGCATCCAAGAGCGCTCCACCCCCGTCGCGGGTGACTCCATCCGCCAAGTGGCCACCGTCAGCTCCGGTGGCGATGAGGAAGTGGGCCGGATGGTCAGCGAGGCAATGGACAAGGTGAGCGTCGATGGCGTCATCACCGTGGAAGAGAGCAAGAGCCTGGCCACCGAACTGGAGGTCACCGAAGGCATGGCCTTCGATCGGGGCTACAGCTCCCCCTATTTCGTGACCGACAACGACCGTCGCGTTTGCGAATTCGACGATGCACTGCTCCTGGTCACCGACCGCAAGATCAGCGCGATCAACGACCTGGTGCCCGTTCTCGAGGCCGTCTCGAAAGCCGGCAAGCCGCTGGTGATCCTCTCCGAGGAAGTCGAGGGTGAGGCCCTGGCCACCCTGGTGGTCAACAAGAACCGCGGCGTCCTCCAGGTGGCCGCCGTCCGCGCCCCTGGCTTTGGCGATCGCCGCAAGGCCCAGCTCCAGGACATCGCCATCCTGACCGGCGCCAACCTGATCAGCGAAGACCGCGCCATGGCGCTGGATCAAGTGGGCTTGGAGGATCTCGGCAGCGCGCGCCGGATCACGATCAGCAAGGACGACACCACGATCGTGGCCAGTGACGCCCACCAGGCCGCCGTGCGCGACCGGGTGTCGGCGATCAAGCGCGAGCTGGAGAACACCGAGTCGGAGTACGACCGCGAGAAGCTGACCGAGCGCATCGCCAAGCTGGCCGGTGGCGTTGCGGTGATCAAAGTGGGCGCTCCCACCGAAACCGAACTGCGCAACCGCAAACTTCGCATCGAAGATGCCCTGAACGCCACCCGCGCCGCGGTGGAAGAGGGGATCGTGGCCGGCGGTGGCAGCACCCTGGTTCAGCTCGCCGCCAACCTGGACGGCCTCGCCGCCCAACTGGATGGGGATGAGCGCACCGGCGTTCAGATCGTGCAGCGCGCCCTCTCCGCTCCTCTGCACCAGATCGCAGCCAACGCTGGTTACGACCCCAACGTGGTCGCAGATCAAGTCGCCAGCAGCAGCAACGGCTTCAATGCCGCCACCGGTAGCTACGAGAACCTGCTGACCGCGGGCATTCTCGATGCCGCCAAGGTGGTCCGCCTGGCCCTGCAGGACGCTGTCTCCATCGCCTCCCTGCTGCTCACCACCGAAGCGGTGATCGCCGACAAACCCGAACCTGCCGCTGCTGCCGCCCCCGGTGGCGGTGGCATGGATCCCATGGGTGGCATGGGCGGAATGGGTGGTATGGGCGGCATGGGCATGCCCGGCATGATGTGA
- a CDS encoding N-acetylmannosamine-6-phosphate 2-epimerase, whose translation MLPDPSRLRGGLIVSVQAPEGSPMRDPQVIAAMAEASLNNGAVGVRLESPEHIGAVRRRCPKALIIGLWKRTFPESSVYITPGWTEIQAVWAAGADVIALDATERDRPGGAQLPALLQRAKQEVGACLMADVDSLENGLRAAQWGCDWVGTTLYGYTEGTASLQPPAWPLLGSLREQLPAEVLLICEGGIASAQQARQAIDGGADAVVVGTAITGVDLQLAAYQRALGA comes from the coding sequence GTGCTGCCTGATCCCTCCAGGCTGAGGGGAGGGCTGATCGTTTCGGTTCAAGCTCCGGAGGGGTCCCCGATGCGCGATCCGCAGGTGATCGCCGCCATGGCGGAGGCGAGCCTGAACAACGGCGCGGTGGGCGTTCGCTTGGAGAGCCCCGAGCACATCGGGGCTGTACGTCGTCGTTGCCCCAAAGCCTTGATCATTGGGCTGTGGAAGCGCACGTTTCCGGAGAGTTCCGTCTACATCACCCCAGGCTGGACGGAGATCCAGGCGGTCTGGGCCGCTGGGGCCGATGTGATTGCCCTCGATGCGACAGAACGGGATCGCCCAGGCGGTGCCCAGTTGCCTGCGTTGCTGCAGCGCGCCAAGCAAGAGGTGGGTGCGTGCTTGATGGCCGATGTCGACAGCCTGGAGAACGGCCTTCGCGCCGCTCAATGGGGTTGCGATTGGGTGGGGACAACCCTCTATGGCTACACCGAGGGCACCGCGTCGCTTCAGCCCCCGGCCTGGCCTCTTTTGGGATCTCTTCGGGAGCAGCTGCCAGCCGAGGTGCTGCTGATTTGTGAGGGGGGAATCGCTTCGGCGCAGCAGGCCCGACAGGCCATCGATGGCGGAGCCGACGCTGTCGTTGTGGGCACGGCTATCACCGGAGTGGACCTGCAGTTGGCGGCCTACCAGCGGGCCCTGGGGGCCTAG